The Chelonia mydas isolate rCheMyd1 chromosome 1, rCheMyd1.pri.v2, whole genome shotgun sequence nucleotide sequence TAACAAGACCAGGCTGTCCCGGACACCAGGTAACAGGATTGTTTACCTTTACATTAAGAAAGTTGGCAAGGCACCAAAGTCTGCATGTAGTGCGTGTCCAGGAAGACTTTGCGGTGTTCGTGCTGTGCGCCCTAAAGTCCTTATGAGGTTGTCAAAAACAAAGAAGCAGATTAGGAGAGCCTACGGCGGTTCCACGTGTGCTAAATGTGTCTGTGACAGACTCAAACCAGCTTTCCTTACTGAGGAGCAGAAGGCTGTTGTGAAAGTGTTGAAGGCACAAGCGCAGAGTCAGAAATCTAAGTGAATCTCTTTGTATTATCTgcctaataaataaaaatgcaacttCAAAAAAAGTAAAGGAGTGGTCAGCACTGGGAAgaagcccccccccggcccggtaCAGCCAGGCACTGCAGCAAGACGCGCACGGAGCACTTTAGGGCCAGGCCTCAGTCAAGCACACGTGCAAGGCCGTAACTTGCAGACGGGGctacagtgccccccccccccaagagtttTAAGGATTTAAGATCCACTCTGTGCAAACTATGCGGCCACAGGCCCCGGGCCCATCCCTTAAATTCACCTTCCGTGCGCGTGACGATGGCCCCCGAGCACCGCACTGGGCGCGGCCTGTTTTCCCCCGCTCGGCACCAGCCTCTGCCCGCCCCTCGGGGCAGCAGCGCCGGGACCCGGCTCCTGCCTCGCTCCAGCGCGGCCCGCGCACGCGGGCGGGGGCcgggagggggcagcagcagccggcgCGCGCAGGGACCCAACGGCTGGACAAGCAAACGCGGGGCGGGGTGAGTGGCCGTGACGTGCCAGGGCCTCGCCTCTCTCCGGACCGGCCTGTGCCCGCGcggccaccccctccccaggggtaTTTCCGGCCCTTTGTGACACGCCGAGCGCGCGGAGGGGCTCACGGGTCCCCGAGGAAAGAGACGCGCGCACGAGCACAACCCACCCCGTCTGGGATCAAATCACAGCACCAATCCCGCCCCCGCGTCCCTTCGCCCCGCCCGCCGCACATGCGCACCGCAGCCGACACTCACCCCTCCGCATGCGCAGGTGTAGCCGTCGTCCCCGTGTCGTGCATGCGCCGTTTTACTCACCAGTCCCTGCTTCCGCCCGACCCAGGGAAACGGAAGGAAGGCGCCGCTTTATCCTCTTCCGGTTTCGTATCATGTGACGTCCCGCTTCCCTGCACAACATGGCGGCCCCCATGCTGATCCCCGCCGCGGCCCCGGAAAAGCTGGGGTGAGTCTGGGGGCGCTGCTGTGACGACCCCTCGCCCTGCCTGACGCTGGCACCACCGGGGGCCGCTCCCCGGTGCCGGGCCCGCCCGGGCCGCTGTGAAATTCCCCCCGCCCGCCCTGTGCCGCCGTTAGCAACAACGGGGAGCCTAggagcgcccctccccccgccccgcgccaGGGTCGGCAGCGACATAAGCAGGATCCCTGCCCCGCGCTGCGCCTGTCCCGTCTGTATCGTGCGGTTAGTCAgcgcccccctctctcccctgtaGATGTGTTGTGGAGGATGAAGAAGCAATATGTTTGGCTCGTGCCTGAATATTTGGGGCAAGAAAGAGAGAAGTCCACGAGGATTCTTCTCGCTCTCTCTCCACCAGGCCCAATTACTGGCCGGAATGAGAGGAAGGCTAGAGATGGTGGTAACAGTGCCGGGAAACTGGAGAAGGGGAGAAGTTTTCAGAAGGAAATTATCATGAGTTCAGTTTTGGCTGCAGTAAATTTACCTTGAGGGAGAGCCACATTGATGCAGAACTGTCAGATGCAGACTGAGATGTGCTGTTGGCTagaaattagaattggaaaggtAGATCTCAGAATTATCTGAAGTATTTATACACCCAGACAATATTTAGAAGGGGTAGAAGGCAAGGACAGAGTTGTAAGGGCCCTACAGACAAcaaaagagaggaggaagaggacccACCAAAAGAGATGCCCGAGGAATAATTGGGGAGATGTGAGAATAATTGGGAGAAAGTGGAGTAAACAACTGTCACTGCTAGCCTCATGTCCCTACATGTTATAAGTCAAAGAAGAACGTGATAAGGCATGTGTGATCAACATTATAATGTCAAAAGCAGCAGCGAGCTTTAATTAGTAGCCTTAATTATTACTACTGGCCAGACGGAGTTCTAAAGTAaagttttgctgcttttttttaaagtaatgtctGAAACTTTTATAGAAATACTGCTTCTGTGAATATTTGGTGTTATTTAGCATATTTGATTTTATGACTTTTGTGTTGATGACAAACTTGAAATGTTTAACTATACAACAAAAATGTTCTGATAACCTTTCATAATACAAGTGATGTACTTTACCATCTTTAGCCATAAAAAATACAAAGCTATTCTGAAGAAAGAAAAACGAAAGAAAAAGAGACAAGCGCTTGCCAGATTAAGAGATTCAGGTAATAGATAAGTCTTTTTTGTTGCTACTTTGTAAGGATATACAAGTTATTTTTTCTTGTCACAAAGAAAAGGAGACATTAAAATGTGAGCAACGTTATCTGAAGGACCAGAAGACATACAATTTTAATGATGCTCCAGAAGAATGAGATTTATAAAATAGAATTTTTCTTTAGGAGATCTGAGCATGTAGTGCATTATTACCCACATACAGTGTCAGATGACGTAAAACAATATGTAGTAAATATTTTTGAAGGTTCTTAcaggttttttaaatgaatcttaAATTTAAGTCTACAAGAGTAAAGGAAAGCATGTACACTAACACATGAATATCTTTgaagaaatggtatttttgaTGTTTAGTTTAAGgagaaactaatttttaaaaaaaactagggtAGCTCTAATTTGAAGGTTTATATTATAGCATTTCTGTTATACATAGTGATGAGGACCAGGAGAAAAATTATATTTAGATGTATGTACAGGGACATGTTACTTTTTCCTCAGAAATCACAGAAAAAAGTGAACCATTGCCTGAAGAGGAGGAACtggaagaagaggaaaaacaacTTGAGGCTGAAAGGTAAATAATCTAGAGTTTAAAATAATATCTGCAGTTGAAAAATTGTTGTTTAgtcttttatttaatttcatgttGAAATCTCTGACaattatatattttgtaaatCAAAATCTATTTTTGTCCATATTATGTAGCGTACAGTCAGATTTCTCTGAAAAAttaccatatatactcgttcattagcccatTCTTTTATAAGCCAactccccaagatggataggtaaaaatagtaaaaactgtatgaccctttcataagccaaccctatatttcaggggttggcaaactttggctcccggctcGGGGTAAGCCACTGGCGGGTCGGGAagctttgtttacctggagcgttcacaGCGTCCCAATTTGACTGGGAACGGTGAATCGTGGCCACAGGGAACtcaggggctccatgcctgcagatgctccaggtaaacaaaacgacaatAGATAATCAATTCAATGATTTTATAGCGTTTAAAATCATCACATTTTGGTATAGACCCGTTTAGAAGCCAAccccgctctttgatgcgtcgcgtttttaccaaaaatattcagcttatgaacgagtatatacggtaactGTGGATCGAACAGAGTTTTCTGTGCGCAGCAATTTCAGAGAAACTGGATTTCCTTGTATCCATAATATATGCAACAATTTAACCAAAATCACTAAATTggaaaatttaaatcagtttattttgCCTAGTTTTAGCTCCTAGGATAAGCAACAAACATATAGCTGACTATTATGGCCCGCAAACATATGTCTGATCatacgagaaactgctgagcttgaattaatatgcaaactagataccattaacttgggtttgaatagagactgggagtggctgggtcattacaaatATTGAATCCATTTCCCCATGTtgagtatcctcacaccttcttgtcaactgtctaaatgggccaccttgattatcactacaaaagtttttttctcctgctgataatagctcctcgtaattaattagcctcttatggtttgtatggcaacttccaccttctctgtatatatatatatatatatatgtgtgtgtgtgtgtatatatatgttgtcttactatatgttccattctgtgcatcagatgaagtgggctgtagcccacgaaagcttatgctctaataaatgtgttagtctctcaggtgccacaagtattcctgttctttttgcggatacagattaacgtggctgctactctgaaaccatattaAATTATGTTCTAGTCCTGCCCAGAATTAATGTTGATCTATTGATTGGAAGCATATCCCAAGAAACTCATAATCTGGCAACAGAATTCAAAAGAACATGAATAAGCACCTTTTTGGGGAAATgtaatgttaagaaaaaaaacttaTAATATCTTGCTGTGTTAAATAATTATAACTATGTTTAATAAGTCTGCAACCATGGCAGCTGAAATATAAACAAAAGTATGTCCACAAATTACTGATGAACACTGAACTTCTCTTGCTAAGTAGCATCTGATTTTATTGGTAGGCAAAAACTACATGAGGAATGGTTGCTGAGAGAAGAAAAGGCTCAAGAAGATTTCAGGCTcaagaaggaaaaggaagaggcCACGAGAAGACTtcaggaagaagaggaggtgAAGTATAAATTGAGAACAGTGTTTAACTGATACTGCCCATCATCTGGGAAAAATATTAATGTCTTTCTGTTGTGTAGCAGCTACACAATGCTTGGAAGTCcagtatgtttatttttttcagttttgatctTAAAAAACATATAAACCATTCCTCACCAAAGGATATCTATGCAATGCTCTGGCCACCCTTGCCATAAATCTAAAAACTCAGTTCTGGAAAGGTTACAATGTATAACATGGTTGATggcaggatggataaaaatcagttattactattttttaataaaaaatcatatttaaaatataaatacaagtTTATTGTTAAAAATTGTGCTGACTTAAAACTTAAATTTGAAATGACAATAtgaaatatgttaaggcctatttgtgatgggttggactcCGTGGGATGTCTCCTGGTGTGCTGGGACGCCACTGAGTCAGGctcttctgccagcctgggccccctttacCTGGTCTTGCTGTGTTAGGCTCCCCAGccttttccagccaagcacacccacagggccacacccagctacacagagagacagagattggCTCTGCGAAGGCTCAGCTTAAGGAGCTTGCCACAATACCCAGATGttcaccttcccttccccttggagtacaaacccaaaattatatgaaattggTCTCTttcctcaatgtggaggagggtCTGCACAACTTCTCGCCTCTttcctcaatgtggaggaggaTCTGCACAACTTCTTTCGagttagaaatcacataaactgggttatattctaaaccagaaataaatgttttaactataacaggtgtattttaagtagttaaggaggtagcagacagaacaaggcagattactaagaaaataaaaacagagcacacaaactaagcttaatacgctaaagaaactggttacgtgtaaattctcaccctaaatatggttctaataatcttcttcacaggccagacgccattccagcctgggtccagttctttcccccagttcagtcttagttgtttccagTAGTCATCTTGGGTGGGATAGCAGGGGAAAATTGATGACCTGGATTACCttactccccacccttaaataggattttgcataaggtgggagtcctttgtttcctagtttgaccaCCCTCCCCATCTTCTCCTGGAAAAATACAGAATTCAAGATGggttccagtaccaggtgacatggtcatatGCCTCTGTAGGGCCcctgtagccattcttcacaggctgaTCCACATGTTCACAGGAAGACAAAGCTCTTTTACTGTCCATTGTCTCTTGCTGATGAGTCATCAGCGCTGtctggctttttcattgttttacctgaagtgttagctggggcatcacccaaagtagcatagttgaaatacagatacatagtcaatattcctaacttcagatacagaactGATACAgtcatacaaattggataatcacgtTCAGTAAATGATAACCTTTCCAAtaatatctcacatgagccatcttgcataaagtatatctcagttatgtcacattcatatcataagcatatttccataaagaatatggactGACACGTCacactataatctattaaaataatttaaattaaataaaaatatttaagcaaTACATGATTGCTGCCAAGTTTTGAAGAAAGTCAACCAGTGAACTGGTGAAAGTCACTGGCTGAGCATTGGAATCAGTTTGCTGAAGTACTGAGCCAGCTTTTGATAGCAGTAGCTCTTCTgcagatgcatagacaatattgtCATCATCTCAGTTTAGTCAGCAAGTTCAGTTACATTATtgtagttcattcaaagttaagaaaccaatggGGAGTTGAAAAAGCATGAAAGCTTATTTTCTTCTACCAGTCTCGGTGTGAGAGAATAAGATcgactagttctaaaatcttgaaggacttGGTGATCAGTTCAATTCACTCTTT carries:
- the LOC102938506 gene encoding 60S ribosomal protein L34-like; amino-acid sequence: MIQRLTYCRRLSYNTASNKTRLSRTPGNRIVYLYIKKVGKAPKSACSACPGRLCGVRAVRPKVLMRLSKTKKQIRRAYGGSTCAKCVCDRLKPAFLTEEQKAVVKVLKAQAQSQKSK